In Arcobacter sp. F2176, the following are encoded in one genomic region:
- a CDS encoding iron ABC transporter permease — translation MKYFNKLTISSVLLTLLISMPALFILSNIFVSTPNWKHLVDTVLWGYIFNSLYIMVGVAVLTSIMGFSTAYITSLFTFSGSNFFHYALILPFAIPTYIVSYAYGGMFDITGSVTTFILDLLGKNLGEVYFFDIMSIEGAILVMSFVLYPYVYLISKTYLNSESSSIVDASKTMGLTNFQIFYKVIIPISRPAIVAGVILAVMEAVSDFGVMDYYGVSTFVTGIFRTWFGMGSVEDASKLASMLMLFIFLLIFLEKYQRKNTRYRSAGKDFKPIKKEKLTGYKNVLAFILCFIPFFLGFLLPFSQMSYWFYLSYKSTINEDFLTVFYQTLSLGIGTSVLITFLAFVFTYNVRVHKSKLADYITQISKLGYSIPGSVIAVGILSFFLIVNKAFDILLVGSIVAVIFGYVVRFLAISINNYESGFSKIPQTYDDACKTMDISSFATFFKVIFPLIKNSIVVSLIIIFIEVIKELPLTMILRPFNFDTLAVFSHELVGQAQIFESSVPAMFIVILGIISVLILAKKMKN, via the coding sequence TTGAAATATTTTAACAAACTAACAATAAGTAGTGTTCTTCTAACTCTACTTATTTCTATGCCTGCACTATTTATATTATCAAATATATTTGTAAGTACTCCAAACTGGAAACATTTAGTAGATACTGTATTATGGGGATATATATTTAATTCTTTGTACATTATGGTTGGGGTTGCAGTTTTGACTTCAATTATGGGATTTTCAACTGCTTATATAACTTCACTTTTTACCTTTTCTGGTTCTAATTTTTTTCATTATGCATTGATACTTCCTTTTGCAATTCCTACTTATATTGTTTCATATGCTTATGGAGGCATGTTTGATATAACAGGAAGTGTTACAACTTTTATTTTAGACCTACTTGGTAAAAATTTAGGGGAAGTTTATTTTTTTGATATTATGTCAATAGAAGGTGCTATTTTAGTAATGTCATTTGTTTTATATCCTTATGTATACTTAATCTCTAAAACTTATTTAAACTCTGAATCTTCATCAATAGTTGATGCTTCAAAAACAATGGGACTTACTAATTTTCAAATATTTTACAAAGTTATTATTCCAATATCTAGACCAGCGATTGTTGCAGGGGTTATTTTAGCTGTTATGGAAGCTGTTTCTGATTTTGGTGTTATGGATTATTATGGAGTTTCTACTTTTGTAACAGGAATATTTAGAACTTGGTTTGGAATGGGAAGTGTTGAAGATGCTTCTAAACTAGCTTCTATGCTTATGCTATTTATATTTTTATTAATATTTTTGGAAAAGTATCAAAGAAAAAATACACGATATAGAAGTGCTGGAAAAGATTTTAAACCAATTAAAAAAGAAAAATTAACTGGATATAAAAATGTATTAGCTTTTATTTTATGTTTTATTCCATTTTTTTTAGGATTTTTACTTCCTTTTTCTCAAATGAGTTATTGGTTTTATTTATCATATAAATCAACAATAAATGAAGACTTTTTGACTGTCTTTTATCAAACCTTATCATTAGGAATTGGAACATCTGTTTTAATTACTTTCTTGGCCTTTGTTTTTACGTATAATGTTCGAGTGCACAAAAGTAAATTAGCAGATTATATAACCCAAATATCAAAGCTTGGGTACTCTATTCCAGGTTCAGTTATAGCTGTTGGAATTTTATCATTCTTTTTAATTGTAAATAAAGCTTTTGATATTTTACTTGTAGGAAGTATTGTGGCTGTTATTTTTGGATATGTAGTTAGATTTTTAGCCATTTCAATTAATAATTATGAGTCTGGATTTTCAAAGATTCCTCAAACTTATGATGATGCTTGTAAAACAATGGATATAAGCTCATTTGCAACTTTTTTTAAAGTAATATTTCCATTGATAAAAAACTCAATAGTTGTAAGCTTAATAATCATATTTATTGAAGTAATAAAAGAGTTGCCTTTAACTATGATATTAAGACCATTTAATTTTGACACACTTGCAGTATTTTCCCATGAGTTAGTTGGTCAAGCGCAGATATTTGAATCAAGTGTTCCAGCAATGTTTATTGTAATACTTGGAATTATATCTGTTTTAATTCTCGCAAAAAAAATGAAAAATTAG
- a CDS encoding methyl-accepting chemotaxis protein, giving the protein MKNLSIKSKLLLIIIFTIIIVAGLIAVKSIYSLNELTKENIATYKKNAYEEQEKELKSYVDFARNVAVEYYKKSDINIIKENIKKDLEGQMNFLFFMLEDLYKKFNGKVSDEELKRILLDAVGSARYGTNNGYFFVYNEDAIVLKHPINQAKEGKRYPKPHILNFIDLAIKNGQGLVSYEQTVPNKPPREKVAFVKLFKPYKWVIGTGSYLDNITEKLQAEALSTIKAMRYGKNNNGYFFIYDYDGNNVMHPIKPQNVGKNFMKSAHIRDLISLAKKDGGLVKYNFIKPNDKKLYEKLGYGIGFDEWKWMIGTGAYTDEIEANINKMQKESDEKIQSIVFGILLIALIVSFIVGLFVVYFINKQITNPLSTFQNGLLNFFSYLNKETSAVEKIVISNKDEIGTMANIVNINIEKTQQLIEEDEKVIENVKDVVMAVNSGNLSTRVTQKTENQGLEELKNIFNEMIDSISSKINNNLNDIDSALNELKNMNFTHRIKNPNGKVAIALNSLADTINEMLVNNMNNGLNLQSSAKELLKNVAILNTASNESAASLEETAAAIEEITSNIASSAENILQMVSFANKVSKSAIDGENLANKTTISMDSINNEVIAISEAITVVDQIAFQTNILSLNAAVEAATAGEAGKGFAVVAAEVRNLASRSADAAKEIKELVEKATVKANEGKNISNQMINGYAELKENITQTLGLISNVEISSKEQRMGIEQINDAVATLDQQTQKNASVANLSNEIAEETQKIAGKILEEVEEKDFIGKK; this is encoded by the coding sequence ATGAAGAATTTATCAATAAAAAGTAAATTACTTTTGATAATAATATTTACTATAATAATAGTAGCAGGTCTAATAGCAGTTAAATCTATTTATTCATTAAATGAATTAACAAAAGAGAATATTGCAACTTATAAAAAGAATGCATATGAAGAACAAGAGAAAGAGTTAAAATCATATGTTGATTTTGCTAGAAATGTAGCAGTAGAATATTATAAAAAATCAGATATTAATATTATTAAAGAAAATATTAAAAAAGATTTAGAAGGACAAATGAATTTTTTATTTTTTATGCTTGAAGATTTGTATAAAAAATTTAATGGAAAAGTTTCAGATGAAGAGCTGAAAAGAATTTTACTAGATGCAGTAGGTTCTGCAAGATATGGTACAAATAATGGCTATTTTTTTGTTTATAATGAAGATGCAATTGTATTAAAACACCCAATAAATCAAGCAAAAGAAGGAAAACGATATCCCAAACCTCATATTTTGAATTTCATTGATTTAGCAATTAAAAATGGGCAAGGATTAGTTTCATATGAACAAACTGTTCCCAATAAACCTCCAAGAGAAAAAGTCGCATTTGTAAAATTATTTAAACCTTATAAATGGGTAATTGGAACAGGTTCATATTTAGATAATATCACTGAAAAATTACAAGCAGAAGCTTTGTCAACTATAAAAGCAATGAGATACGGTAAAAATAATAATGGTTATTTCTTTATATATGATTATGATGGAAATAATGTTATGCATCCTATTAAACCACAAAATGTTGGTAAAAACTTTATGAAATCAGCACATATAAGAGATTTGATTTCTTTAGCAAAAAAAGATGGTGGATTAGTAAAATATAATTTTATCAAACCAAATGATAAAAAGTTGTACGAAAAATTAGGATATGGTATAGGATTTGATGAATGGAAGTGGATGATAGGAACAGGTGCATATACAGATGAAATAGAAGCAAATATTAATAAAATGCAAAAAGAGTCAGATGAAAAAATACAATCAATTGTATTTGGAATCTTACTTATAGCTCTTATTGTTTCATTTATTGTAGGTTTATTTGTAGTATATTTTATAAATAAACAAATAACTAATCCTTTAAGCACATTTCAAAATGGATTACTTAACTTTTTTAGTTATTTAAATAAAGAGACTTCTGCTGTAGAAAAAATTGTTATTAGTAATAAAGACGAAATAGGGACAATGGCTAATATTGTAAATATTAATATTGAGAAGACACAACAATTAATTGAAGAAGATGAAAAAGTCATTGAGAATGTTAAAGATGTTGTAATGGCTGTAAACTCTGGAAATTTAAGTACAAGAGTTACTCAAAAAACTGAGAATCAAGGTTTAGAAGAGTTGAAAAATATTTTTAATGAGATGATTGATTCTATTTCTAGTAAAATAAATAACAATCTAAATGATATTGATTCTGCATTAAATGAGTTGAAAAATATGAACTTTACACATAGAATAAAGAATCCAAATGGAAAAGTTGCAATTGCATTAAACTCTTTAGCTGACACTATTAATGAAATGTTAGTTAATAATATGAATAATGGTCTAAATCTACAAAGTTCTGCAAAAGAACTTTTAAAAAATGTAGCAATACTAAATACTGCTTCAAATGAATCAGCTGCTTCTTTAGAAGAAACAGCAGCAGCAATTGAAGAAATCACTTCAAATATTGCAAGTAGTGCAGAAAATATCTTACAAATGGTTTCTTTTGCAAATAAAGTATCTAAATCTGCTATAGATGGTGAAAATCTAGCAAATAAAACAACAATCTCAATGGATAGTATAAATAATGAAGTTATTGCAATTAGTGAAGCAATTACTGTCGTTGATCAAATTGCATTTCAAACAAATATTTTAAGCCTAAATGCTGCAGTAGAAGCGGCAACTGCAGGAGAAGCTGGAAAAGGTTTTGCTGTTGTTGCAGCTGAAGTGAGAAATCTAGCTTCAAGAAGTGCAGATGCGGCAAAAGAAATTAAAGAGCTTGTAGAAAAAGCAACAGTAAAAGCAAACGAAGGTAAAAATATCTCAAATCAAATGATTAATGGTTATGCAGAATTAAAAGAAAATATTACACAAACTTTAGGATTAATTTCAAATGTTGAAATTTCAAGTAAAGAGCAAAGAATGGGAATTGAACAAATAAATGATGCAGTAGCAACTTTAGACCAACAAACGCAAAAAAATGCAAGTGTGGCTAACTTAAGTAATGAAATTGCAGAAGAGACTCAAAAAATTGCAGGTAAGATTTTAGAAGAAGTTGAGGAAAAAGATTTTATTGGTAAAAAATAA
- a CDS encoding Fe(3+) ABC transporter substrate-binding protein, which yields MLKIFIPIILLLASSLYASGEVNVYSHRHYDTDKKIFKLFEEETGIKVNVVKAMADELIKRMETEGDKSPADVLITVDAAGLYKAKTKGLLQAIKSDYLEKNIPKNLRDKDNEWFGVTIRSRVTVYKKGEGIGNELSTYEDLADPKYKGQIMIRSSNNAYNQSLLAAVVAHHGKDYALKWAKGIVANMARSPKGDDMYQVKAIAYGIGKIGIVNTYYVGKMYGSKNLSDVDAVNKVKVFFPKFENGGTHINISGAGVAKYSPNKANAIKFIEFLASPEAQKLFAEDNYEYPILKSVHESKVAKSWGTFTPDNISLDELGKHNAEAVRIFDSAGWK from the coding sequence ATGTTAAAAATTTTTATACCAATTATATTATTGTTAGCAAGCTCACTTTATGCAAGTGGAGAAGTAAATGTCTATTCACATAGACATTATGATACAGATAAAAAAATATTTAAATTATTTGAAGAAGAAACAGGTATCAAAGTAAATGTAGTAAAAGCAATGGCAGATGAATTAATAAAAAGAATGGAAACAGAAGGAGATAAATCTCCTGCAGATGTTCTTATTACTGTTGATGCAGCTGGTTTATACAAAGCCAAAACAAAAGGTCTATTACAAGCCATAAAATCAGATTATCTAGAAAAAAATATTCCAAAAAATCTAAGAGACAAAGATAATGAATGGTTTGGTGTAACAATAAGATCAAGAGTTACAGTTTATAAAAAAGGTGAGGGAATAGGAAATGAGTTATCAACATACGAAGATTTAGCTGATCCAAAATACAAGGGTCAAATCATGATTAGATCTTCAAATAATGCATATAACCAATCTTTATTAGCAGCAGTTGTAGCTCACCATGGAAAAGATTATGCTTTAAAATGGGCAAAAGGAATAGTTGCAAATATGGCAAGAAGTCCAAAAGGTGATGATATGTACCAAGTAAAAGCGATAGCTTATGGTATTGGTAAAATTGGAATTGTTAATACATATTATGTTGGTAAAATGTACGGAAGTAAAAATTTATCAGATGTTGATGCTGTTAATAAAGTTAAAGTATTTTTTCCAAAATTTGAAAATGGTGGAACACATATAAATATAAGTGGAGCAGGGGTTGCAAAATATTCTCCAAATAAAGCAAATGCCATAAAATTTATAGAGTTTTTAGCAAGCCCAGAAGCACAAAAACTTTTTGCTGAAGATAATTATGAATATCCAATACTAAAAAGCGTGCATGAATCAAAAGTTGCAAAATCTTGGGGAACATTTACACCTGACAATATCTCTCTTGATGAATTAGGTAAACACAATGCTGAAGCAGTAAGAATATTTGACTCAGCTGGTTGGAAATAA
- a CDS encoding MalY/PatB family protein — protein sequence MFDNIIDRKNSSCSKYDNLEQYFGKTDLDPFWVADMDFEIPPFLQEAIQKRAQHNVFGYGKQNKEIFEAIKNWMSSQHQWDIDTASISLCNGVVPAYAACIEAFSNVDDEIIVQTPVYFPLFQCIKANNRRILENPLKENNGYYTMDLEHLKSIITPKTKMIALCSPHNPVGRVWDKKELEELANICIENNITIVSDEIHADLAFKKFTPIASISEKIANITVTLNSPGKTFNIAGLNASYCITLNDELKNKLDDIIKQRVIGTINVFGLIAMQCAYEHGTKWLENLLNHLESNIDITIETLENNTKIKVQKPEATYLLWLNFEEYNLPHQEIKEILLNDCKVALNDGLTFGKNGKSHFRFNTATSKTQLKKGLNKIINFGR from the coding sequence ATGTTTGATAATATAATTGATAGAAAAAATAGTTCGTGTAGTAAATATGATAATTTAGAACAATATTTTGGGAAAACTGATTTGGATCCATTTTGGGTTGCTGATATGGATTTTGAAATACCACCTTTTTTACAAGAGGCTATACAAAAAAGAGCGCAGCACAATGTCTTTGGATATGGAAAACAAAATAAAGAGATATTTGAAGCAATAAAAAACTGGATGAGTTCTCAACACCAATGGGATATTGACACTGCATCTATATCTTTATGTAATGGAGTAGTTCCAGCATATGCTGCTTGTATTGAAGCATTTAGCAATGTTGATGATGAAATTATAGTTCAAACTCCTGTATATTTTCCCTTATTTCAATGCATTAAAGCAAATAATAGAAGAATCTTAGAAAATCCATTAAAAGAAAATAATGGCTACTATACAATGGATTTAGAGCACTTAAAATCAATTATTACACCAAAAACAAAAATGATAGCTTTGTGTTCTCCTCATAATCCAGTTGGAAGAGTTTGGGATAAAAAAGAGTTAGAAGAGTTAGCAAATATTTGTATTGAAAATAACATTACTATTGTAAGTGATGAAATACATGCAGATTTAGCATTCAAAAAATTTACTCCAATTGCCTCAATTAGTGAAAAAATTGCTAATATTACTGTAACCTTAAACTCTCCTGGAAAGACATTTAATATTGCAGGGTTAAATGCTTCATATTGTATCACTTTAAATGATGAATTAAAAAATAAATTAGATGATATTATAAAACAAAGAGTAATCGGAACTATAAATGTCTTTGGTTTGATTGCTATGCAATGTGCATATGAACATGGAACAAAATGGTTAGAAAATCTACTAAATCACCTTGAATCAAACATAGATATTACTATTGAAACACTTGAAAATAATACTAAAATAAAAGTACAAAAGCCCGAAGCTACTTACCTTTTATGGCTTAACTTTGAAGAATATAATTTACCACATCAAGAAATAAAAGAGATATTACTCAATGATTGTAAAGTTGCTTTAAATGATGGATTAACTTTTGGGAAAAATGGAAAATCACACTTCAGATTTAATACAGCAACATCAAAAACTCAGCTTAAAAAAGGATTAAATAAAATTATTAATTTTGGAAGATAA
- a CDS encoding ABC transporter ATP-binding protein gives MIGISVKNFSIAFGDNEILNDISFDVQAGEIVTILGPSGCGKSTILRSIASLEDGYTGSIFLNETCLINGANKCNKDIGYIFQDYALFPHLNVKENIEFALFKLKANERQKRVDKLLKQFDLIEHKNKQIHELSGGQQQRVSIARVIAYEPKILLLDEPFSNLDSILRAKTKLWLKNLIKELGLSAILVTHDQKEALSMSDKIGIIHNKRIVQFDTPKNIYKNPNSFYIANFLGEVNTLPKFIAEDLNLDLEKTSIIRIHETKITNKANNYKLNTVNRLYCGEYEEVILSFEKELESQIKLRVYIDSDISLEEEIYLDINKDKIISVKN, from the coding sequence ATGATTGGTATTAGCGTAAAAAACTTTTCTATAGCTTTTGGAGATAATGAAATATTAAATGATATCTCTTTTGATGTCCAGGCTGGAGAAATAGTTACAATATTAGGACCTAGTGGTTGTGGTAAAAGTACTATCTTAAGAAGTATAGCTTCACTAGAAGATGGTTATACTGGCTCTATATTTTTAAATGAAACCTGTTTGATAAATGGAGCAAATAAGTGTAACAAAGATATTGGTTATATATTTCAAGATTATGCTTTATTTCCCCATTTAAATGTAAAAGAAAACATAGAATTTGCCCTATTTAAACTAAAAGCAAATGAGAGACAAAAAAGAGTTGATAAATTATTAAAACAATTCGATTTAATAGAACATAAAAATAAACAAATCCATGAATTAAGTGGTGGTCAACAACAAAGAGTTTCAATAGCAAGAGTAATAGCCTATGAACCAAAGATTTTACTTCTTGATGAGCCTTTTTCAAATCTTGATTCTATTTTAAGAGCAAAAACAAAATTGTGGCTAAAAAATCTAATAAAAGAGTTAGGATTATCAGCTATATTAGTAACACACGATCAAAAAGAAGCCTTATCTATGTCTGATAAGATAGGAATTATTCATAATAAAAGAATTGTACAATTTGATACTCCAAAAAACATATATAAAAATCCAAATAGTTTTTATATTGCAAACTTTTTAGGGGAAGTTAATACCTTACCAAAATTTATTGCAGAAGATTTAAATTTAGACTTGGAAAAAACAAGTATCATTAGAATACATGAAACAAAAATAACAAATAAAGCAAATAACTATAAACTAAATACTGTAAATAGACTTTATTGTGGCGAATATGAAGAGGTGATTCTTAGCTTTGAAAAAGAGTTAGAATCTCAAATTAAATTAAGAGTATATATAGATAGTGATATCTCTTTAGAAGAAGAGATATATTTAGATATAAATAAAGACAAAATCATAAGTGTAAAAAACTAA
- a CDS encoding menaquinone biosynthesis decarboxylase — MEKAIELLKKNDLLKVIDDELDIYLEIPHIAYVEVKKEDSKAILFTNPIDKRTGKKFDIPVLMNVFCNEKAVKLFIGDGDKIGSEIESLLKMKPPTTFSEKLSTFGKLFALKNTIPKKNKGKGECQQVIKLGEDAKLSDLPILTTWEQDGGPFITMGQVYTTSLNGELKNLGMYRLQVYDDHTLGMHWQIHKDSNHFFHEYKAAGKKMPVSIGVGGDPMYIWCGQAPLPIGIFELMLYGFVKNKNAQLVKSITNDIYVPRDNDFIIEGFVDPSKMRIEGPFGDHTGYYTLEEEYPFMEVSAITSKAKPTYLATVVGKPPLEDKYMGHATERIFLPLLKTTAPDLIDYYMPENGVFHNLIIAKIKTLYPGHASQMMHAFWGVGQMSFVKHAIFVNHDAPELTNHEEITKHILNRIDINDLFISRGVVDALDHSSPKFAVGGKLGLDCTGEEISDSGVKVLADGELLTKMKEISSDIINLKQYYKYTKNPVTIITVNKNRSQKYLFEELKPLYEHLRILIIVDQAKNDVSNPYMLIWRVCNNIDSNRDIFIANDTLGVDATNKNSYDNFQRRWPDDVDCTKSVINDLKNRGILDCSDELIAKFQI; from the coding sequence ATGGAAAAAGCAATAGAGCTACTTAAAAAAAACGATTTATTAAAAGTTATTGACGATGAGTTGGATATATACTTAGAGATACCACACATCGCATATGTAGAGGTTAAAAAAGAGGATTCAAAAGCGATTTTATTTACAAATCCTATTGATAAAAGAACTGGAAAGAAATTTGATATTCCAGTATTGATGAATGTATTTTGTAATGAAAAAGCTGTAAAACTCTTCATTGGTGATGGTGATAAAATAGGAAGTGAGATAGAAAGCTTACTAAAAATGAAACCACCAACAACTTTTAGTGAAAAACTCTCAACTTTTGGAAAACTTTTCGCACTTAAAAATACTATTCCTAAAAAAAATAAAGGAAAAGGTGAATGTCAACAAGTAATAAAATTAGGTGAGGATGCTAAATTATCTGATTTACCTATTTTAACAACTTGGGAGCAAGATGGTGGGCCTTTTATTACTATGGGGCAAGTTTATACAACTAGTTTAAATGGAGAGCTTAAAAACTTAGGAATGTATAGACTTCAAGTTTATGATGATCATACTTTAGGAATGCATTGGCAAATACATAAAGATAGTAATCACTTCTTTCATGAATATAAAGCCGCAGGTAAAAAAATGCCAGTATCAATTGGAGTGGGTGGAGATCCTATGTATATTTGGTGTGGACAAGCACCTTTACCTATTGGAATTTTTGAACTTATGCTTTATGGTTTTGTTAAAAATAAAAATGCACAGCTTGTGAAAAGTATAACAAATGATATATATGTACCAAGAGATAATGACTTCATAATAGAAGGCTTTGTTGATCCATCTAAGATGAGAATTGAAGGACCTTTTGGTGACCATACTGGTTACTATACTTTAGAAGAAGAATATCCATTTATGGAAGTTAGTGCAATCACATCAAAGGCAAAACCTACATATTTAGCGACAGTTGTTGGTAAACCACCTTTAGAAGACAAATATATGGGACATGCAACAGAGAGAATATTCTTGCCACTACTTAAAACTACTGCACCTGATTTGATTGATTATTATATGCCTGAAAATGGAGTTTTTCATAATCTAATAATTGCAAAAATCAAAACACTATATCCTGGACATGCAAGTCAAATGATGCATGCATTTTGGGGAGTAGGGCAAATGAGTTTTGTAAAACATGCAATTTTTGTAAACCATGATGCACCAGAACTTACGAACCATGAAGAGATAACAAAACATATTCTAAATAGAATAGATATAAATGACCTGTTTATCTCAAGAGGTGTAGTTGACGCACTTGATCATTCAAGTCCAAAATTTGCTGTTGGTGGTAAACTAGGTCTTGATTGTACAGGAGAAGAGATAAGTGATAGTGGAGTTAAAGTTTTAGCTGATGGGGAATTATTGACTAAGATGAAAGAAATTTCAAGTGATATCATTAATCTAAAACAATATTACAAATATACAAAAAATCCAGTTACTATAATAACTGTAAATAAAAATAGAAGCCAAAAGTATCTATTTGAAGAGCTTAAACCTCTGTATGAGCACTTAAGAATACTAATAATAGTAGATCAGGCTAAAAATGATGTAAGTAATCCTTACATGCTTATTTGGAGAGTTTGTAATAATATAGATTCAAATAGAGATATTTTTATAGCAAATGATACTTTAGGTGTAGATGCTACAAATAAAAACTCATATGATAACTTTCAAAGAAGATGGCCGGATGATGTTGATTGTACAAAAAGTGTAATTAATGATTTGAAAAATCGTGGGATTTTAGATTGTTCTGATGAACTTATAGCTAAGTTCCAAATATAA